One segment of Paenibacillus sp. FSL R7-0337 DNA contains the following:
- a CDS encoding response regulator, with protein sequence MKAILIDDEKPALQHLERMLQKDGRLTITGKFTSARLGLAHLEREKADIVFLDIGMPEMNGLEAGEYIAGLDRSIRIVYITAYSEYAIEAFELNAADYLLKPVTSQRLSKTLERLEVGKESAEGKMPPAPASAAPVKELSILCFHRLEFTDSTEPGRKMQWRTSKAQEVFALLLHNRGQWILKDTIVDLVWPDFKPEKAVTNLHTTVYHIRKLLKAWDMEVLVEFSQERYRLTKEQVLLDVEEFELGYAGTPVESEEEWLRREKILKLYRGDYLQEHHYDWAEIRRKELQVRYIRMALHSAEYELSSGRPRLALERLLDLQAADPYSDQLCRLILRSYADLGDFIGFRTHYDKYKELLENELGIRPDQVMDSWVQKVL encoded by the coding sequence ATGAAGGCCATATTGATTGACGATGAGAAACCGGCACTGCAGCATCTGGAGCGTATGCTCCAGAAGGATGGACGTCTTACGATTACCGGGAAATTCACCTCGGCACGCCTGGGGCTTGCGCATCTGGAACGGGAGAAGGCGGATATTGTATTCCTGGATATCGGGATGCCGGAGATGAACGGACTGGAAGCCGGTGAATACATTGCCGGGCTGGACCGGAGTATCCGGATTGTCTATATCACCGCGTACAGTGAGTATGCTATCGAAGCCTTTGAGCTCAATGCTGCAGATTATTTACTGAAGCCGGTGACCTCCCAGCGCTTAAGCAAAACCCTTGAGCGTCTGGAGGTCGGCAAGGAGAGCGCTGAAGGGAAGATGCCGCCTGCCCCGGCGTCTGCGGCGCCCGTTAAGGAGCTGTCCATCCTCTGCTTCCACCGCCTTGAATTCACAGACAGCACGGAGCCGGGGCGCAAAATGCAGTGGAGAACAAGCAAGGCGCAGGAGGTCTTCGCCCTGCTGCTGCATAACCGGGGCCAGTGGATACTCAAGGACACCATTGTGGATCTCGTCTGGCCCGATTTCAAACCCGAGAAGGCCGTTACGAATCTGCATACAACGGTATACCATATCCGCAAGCTGCTGAAGGCTTGGGATATGGAGGTGCTTGTGGAATTCTCACAGGAGCGGTACAGGCTGACCAAGGAGCAGGTGCTGCTGGATGTGGAGGAGTTCGAGCTGGGCTACGCCGGTACGCCAGTGGAGTCCGAAGAGGAATGGCTGCGCCGGGAAAAAATACTGAAGCTGTACCGTGGAGACTATCTGCAGGAGCATCATTACGACTGGGCAGAAATCCGGCGCAAGGAGCTGCAGGTCCGGTATATCCGCATGGCGCTGCATTCCGCCGAATATGAGCTGTCCTCCGGGCGGCCCCGGCTGGCGCTGGAGCGGCTGCTGGATCTGCAGGCAGCAGATCCTTATTCCGACCAGCTCTGCAGGCTGATTCTGCGAAGTTACGCCGACCTGGGGGATTTCATCGGGTTCAGGACACACTACGATAAGTACAAGGAGCTCCTGGAGAATGAGCTGGGTATCCGCCCCGATCAGGTTATGGACAGCTGGGTCCAGAAGGTATTGTAA
- a CDS encoding glutathionylspermidine synthase family protein, whose product MIQAEQAFEYIDQSGLERAPRVERLHELGFTWADLEEEEYWLDAVAVMRSETYEELKEAAAALWAILDKAVRYVHLRHDLYDLLGIPPVLWQMLDDCPLPEPGLISRYARFDFAVAGDGTIKLLELNADTPTGYVEASIATPWICAEAGVGSANAAMKQQLAAAWSVERPDTVACVDYGSHEEDSGTIEALAAHSGLDVRCVDCLDLWIDEGVVKDGENRIIERMFALYPKEWMAVDEGGEALAYAIESGKLQLFNGPHSIILQSKGLMAAVWGMYELGLLFTETEREAISRYILPTYNKAVFSESFVSKSVFGREGGSVRIFDDNGALEIEDEEGYDSSQLFPVVYQKRAEMARIMTAEGELHLLTGMFVINGTPCGLLGRAGGPITGNASHFIALGVRGLEDVQE is encoded by the coding sequence ATGATCCAGGCGGAGCAGGCATTCGAATATATAGACCAGTCCGGTCTGGAGCGCGCTCCCCGGGTAGAGCGGCTGCATGAGCTGGGCTTCACCTGGGCGGATCTGGAGGAAGAGGAATACTGGCTGGACGCGGTGGCTGTGATGCGTAGTGAGACCTACGAGGAATTGAAGGAAGCCGCAGCAGCGCTCTGGGCGATTCTGGATAAGGCCGTGCGTTATGTCCATCTCAGACATGACCTGTACGACCTGCTGGGGATTCCTCCGGTGCTGTGGCAGATGCTGGATGACTGTCCATTGCCGGAGCCGGGACTAATCAGCCGGTATGCCCGGTTCGATTTTGCCGTGGCAGGGGATGGTACGATCAAGCTGCTGGAGCTGAATGCGGATACTCCCACCGGTTATGTGGAAGCATCTATTGCTACGCCGTGGATCTGCGCGGAAGCAGGCGTCGGAAGCGCAAATGCGGCCATGAAGCAGCAGCTTGCCGCAGCCTGGAGCGTGGAACGGCCTGACACGGTAGCCTGTGTGGATTATGGCAGCCATGAGGAAGACAGTGGAACGATTGAGGCGCTGGCCGCGCATAGCGGACTGGATGTCCGCTGTGTCGATTGCCTGGATCTGTGGATTGATGAGGGCGTGGTCAAGGACGGGGAGAACCGGATCATAGAGCGGATGTTCGCGCTGTATCCGAAGGAGTGGATGGCCGTAGATGAAGGCGGCGAGGCTCTGGCCTATGCCATTGAGAGCGGGAAGCTCCAGCTGTTCAATGGACCACATAGCATCATCCTCCAGTCCAAGGGGCTGATGGCTGCTGTCTGGGGAATGTATGAGCTTGGCCTGCTGTTCACGGAGACGGAACGTGAGGCAATCTCCCGTTACATCCTGCCGACATACAATAAGGCGGTCTTCTCAGAGAGCTTTGTATCCAAATCCGTATTCGGCCGTGAAGGAGGATCTGTACGGATCTTCGATGACAACGGCGCGCTTGAGATCGAGGACGAAGAGGGCTACGACAGCAGCCAGCTCTTCCCCGTGGTCTATCAGAAAAGGGCCGAAATGGCCCGGATCATGACGGCGGAGGGTGAGCTGCACCTGCTGACCGGCATGTTCGTTATTAACGGAACGCCCTGCGGGCTGCTTGGCCGGGCCGGCGGGCCGATTACAGGCAATGCCAGTCATTTTATCGCGCTAGGAGTGAGGGGGCTTGAAGATGTTCAAGAGTAG
- a CDS encoding potassium channel family protein, whose protein sequence is MHFLIQLSGKLLHLKKKSIAFIILVFILLSATIAFLLEPGTFHSWFNAFYWVMTTMATVGYGDYFAATVTGKVFTIFLYIFGIGLLSLVIGKIIDAMGEMQRRRGAGTLTFHGHNHVVLINWNRKTQAAVDEILCYDRECKVVIIDENGRHPLEAMEQVHFISGDAASDDILLKANIASARAAIVFSDTRIDEASLSDGKSLLIASSIERIAPQVHTTVEIMQEKNIKNFKHVQVNEFVLSHDAISRLAVRSALQEGNSEVITQLLSREHGDDIYEIPRRSGWTTYGEAFQDLLRQGATLLSDRGDLGINRKLGQPIPADARLYIVADEATYRRIKES, encoded by the coding sequence TTGCATTTTCTAATCCAATTATCCGGCAAGTTGCTCCATCTCAAGAAGAAGTCCATTGCTTTTATTATTCTGGTCTTCATTCTTCTAAGCGCAACCATCGCCTTCCTGCTGGAGCCAGGCACGTTTCATAGCTGGTTCAACGCCTTTTATTGGGTGATGACCACCATGGCTACTGTAGGGTATGGCGATTATTTCGCCGCTACCGTCACCGGCAAGGTATTTACAATTTTCTTATATATCTTTGGCATTGGTCTGCTCAGCTTGGTGATCGGCAAGATTATTGATGCCATGGGCGAGATGCAGCGCAGGAGAGGAGCCGGAACCTTGACCTTTCACGGACATAATCATGTCGTGCTGATTAACTGGAACCGCAAGACACAGGCGGCAGTAGATGAGATTCTGTGTTACGACAGGGAATGCAAAGTGGTCATTATTGATGAGAACGGACGGCATCCGCTGGAAGCCATGGAGCAGGTCCACTTCATCAGCGGAGATGCCGCAAGCGATGACATTCTGCTGAAGGCGAACATCGCGAGCGCCAGAGCGGCGATTGTGTTCAGCGACACCCGTATCGACGAAGCTTCCTTGAGCGACGGCAAGTCACTGCTGATTGCTTCCAGCATTGAGCGGATTGCCCCGCAGGTACATACAACCGTAGAGATTATGCAGGAGAAGAACATTAAGAACTTCAAGCATGTGCAGGTGAACGAGTTCGTCCTCTCCCATGATGCGATCTCCAGATTAGCCGTCCGCTCTGCCCTGCAGGAAGGAAATTCTGAGGTGATCACCCAGCTGCTCAGCCGCGAGCACGGGGATGATATCTATGAGATTCCCCGCCGCAGCGGCTGGACAACCTATGGGGAGGCCTTTCAGGACCTGCTTCGCCAGGGGGCGACCCTGCTGTCCGACCGCGGTGATCTGGGCATTAACCGTAAGCTTGGCCAGCCGATTCCGGCAGATGCCAGACTCTACATCGTCGCCGATGAGGCCACGTACCGGAGAATTAAAGAGAGCTAG
- a CDS encoding DUF350 domain-containing protein gives MTIVINLVVSILTIVLLQVLGMVIFALMTPFKDMEELKKGNVAVALAFGGKFLATAVILGVAAYTNTSIWFMMLWFAVGYVCLIASYWIFELFTPGFRISEQLEKGNVAVGVMLCMVFIGTAFAVSSLII, from the coding sequence ATGACGATCGTAATTAATCTGGTGGTCAGTATTCTGACCATTGTTCTGCTTCAAGTGCTGGGTATGGTAATCTTCGCGCTCATGACTCCCTTCAAGGATATGGAGGAGCTGAAGAAGGGGAATGTGGCAGTAGCGCTGGCGTTCGGCGGCAAGTTCCTGGCGACGGCGGTCATTCTTGGGGTGGCCGCCTACACCAATACCTCCATCTGGTTCATGATGCTCTGGTTCGCGGTAGGCTATGTCTGCCTGATCGCTTCTTACTGGATCTTCGAGCTGTTCACTCCCGGTTTCCGGATTTCAGAGCAGCTGGAGAAGGGTAATGTTGCGGTTGGTGTCATGCTCTGCATGGTGTTCATCGGGACGGCCTTCGCAGTCAGCAGTCTGATTATTTAG